A window from Cydia pomonella isolate Wapato2018A chromosome 8, ilCydPomo1, whole genome shotgun sequence encodes these proteins:
- the LOC133520770 gene encoding RWD domain-containing protein 1: MDYHYEQTSEVEALDSIYYGDMQIIETEPFHKFSIPIKSEGYDDGEGLACQLVFTYTAKYPDEVPLIEIENEENFDDIVDKQELLTHLTEQAKENLGMVMVFTLVSAGQEWLSDHWDRVKKEREEKVLAKIKADEEAEQKRFEGTRVTVESFLAWRKQFEIDMGIPQKREREAKGTNKLTGKELFLRDTTLNESDLKFLDDGDAVKVDESLFQDLDDLDISDEDDEDYVPGQSSDSD, encoded by the exons ATGGATTACCACTATGAACAGACCAGTGAAGTAGAAGCTTTAGATTCAATCTACTATGGCGATATGCAAA TTATAGAAACTGAGCCGTTCCATAAGTTCTCGATACCGATAAAGTCAGAAGGCTACGACGACGGCGAAGGTCTGGCATGTCAGCTGGTTTTCACTTACACCGCAAAATACCCTGATGAGGTGCCTCTTATAGAAATCGAAAATGAAGAGAATTTTGATGACATAGTAGACAAACAGGAATTACTGACACATTTAACTGAACAG GCTAAAGAAAATTTAGGCATGGTGATGGTGTTCACACTGGTGTCAGCCGGACAGGAGTGGCTCAGTGACCACTGGGACCGTGTCAAGAAAGAACGAGAAGAAAAGGTGCTGGCTAAGATCAAGGCTGATGAGGAAGCTGAACAG AAAAGGTTCGAAGGCACGCGGGTAACAGTAGAATCGTTCCTGGCGTGGCGGAAACAGTTCGAGATCGACATGGGCATCCCGCAGAAGCGCGAGCGGGAAGCCAAGGGCACCAACAAGCTGACGGGCAAGGAGCTCTTCCTGAGGGATACCACGCTCAATGAGTCCGACTTGAAGTTCTTGGATGATG GTGATGCAGTGAAAGTGGACGAATCCCTCTTCCAAGATCTGGACGACCTGGACATCTCGGACGAAGACGACGAGGACTACGTGCCCGGACAGAGCAGCGACAGCGACTAG